One Phyllopteryx taeniolatus isolate TA_2022b chromosome 12, UOR_Ptae_1.2, whole genome shotgun sequence genomic window, GGAGACAGAGAGGGAGAAAACATTAGTCGGTAATGTGAGGTGCCAAGTGGACACTTTGTCTCACCAGAAGTACCACCGTCTTCTTCCTCCGCTGAGACAGTTTGGGCGAAAGTCGCATCAGAGGGTGCACAGAGTTGGACTGCGGGAGAAAAGGCGACCAATTACGATctataatcacaataataacGTTGTCTTATCCGTGACCAGTCCAGTCTGCTCACCATGTTCTCCTCCGGGTCAGCAGAGGTCCTTGCTTTTGAATAATGAAACAGGAACTGTAAAagggagtattttttttattttgattctttttttttttttttctcaattcagcgcccaaagccagtttctctGAGCAACATGAGCTTTGGTTGACATGTCTATcttgagtagacccacaaaaaagtcttgaGAAGCAATGCCCAGAAAGACacagaaagtctgccattttgattttttccatccattttagggtggttaaaaaaaataaaaattagccCCCAAACTCAGTTTGACTTATCAACATGAATTTTGGTCGACATGTCTATCAAGAGTAGACCCACACAAAAGTCTGAACAAGCCctgcccgaaaagacacaggaaattGGCCATTTTGGTGTGTAGCATCCGTTTTAGGGTGCTTTTAGTTTTTTACGGGTGTTCtttgaatttctttgaaaattcagcccccaaggCAGTTTGACGTGGCAACATAAactttggtagacatgtctatcatgagtaccCCGAcacaaaagtctcaagaagccatgcccagtcattttgctttgaagcagctATTTTAGGGTCAATTTGGCCATTTGTAAGATATGAAAGAGGAAGAACTTACTCTTTTGAAAATATTCTGGACTTGCTGCTGCTGTGAAGAAATgggatttatattattttatagatTTGTATCTTCTTAACGCATGTTGCATtgcagtactgtatgtgttaaaCGAACCTCGTTGTCGTCTCTCCATGAGAGCTGAGCGGGTTCATCTTCTCGGACCTACAACCAACCCACCAACAACACAAGTCAAGGGCATCTCAGGACTTTTGTCAAAGTTAAAAGattgtgaaaaatgtttaaataatttGTCAATATTAGCCAATCGTCACCGTTCTGAACACAAGTCCATCTTCCAATCTCTGGAAATGACTTGCATCTAAATGAAAAGCACATTTTAATAGTTCATTAAAAAATAGGTTAGTATTTGAAATCATTCCCATAAAATTCAGGATTGTTTCCTGACatgattttaaataaatcaattattctgtcactgtataatatattttaagatTGCATAATGCAATCAtagtaaaaaagtaataataataagtaatcaagtaaaataataataaaaatagagtAAGTAATAATATTGCATAAAATAATTCTAGCCCTAACTTTTATTTAGCTAAATGTTTTCATGTGAATTTgtgtataaatgaataaaaatgaaaaagaaaaaaacacttgcatTTCAACTATATTTTTAGAAgttgaataaattaataatttttcagtttacaaataaatacacaaaaaaatgaaaatgtaaaaaaactgctaaaaaaaaaacctcattcaAGGCAtgcatttagtttttaaaaaaatacatatgaaaCATGCAATCATACTATttatacatttaattgaaatagATACCATTGCATTatactgaaaaagaaaataaatttcaaaaaaagattaaagcatcatttattttttgtaatttaagtagacatcaaaattaaaatgtaaacatttatagACTaagataattacatttaaagaaTTCAAAAACATCTtgataccatttaaaaaataatttttaaaaaatgtaattcaaataatttaaaaagactAATATCCAAGCCAAAATAGCTATGGACATCCTTCGTTTTACATTcttactgtaaaataaaagcCAAACTCCAACGAAGTGGACTTTTTACCTGTGGTGCTCCAAAATCTGCAGCAGATCAAACAAAGAAGTGCAAGTTGTCTCATGTGTGGAACATTCATGTCTCCAATTTGAAAGTCCTATGCTTCCCTTTGCTGGGATTTTTCAGAAGTTCTCCGTCTGATGGGTGCGCTCCCTTCTGGGTTCTCTcggtgcgtgcgcgtgtgtgtgtgtgtgtgtggttcccCCTCCTCCCTCTCCTCCCTTTAGGCTCGGCGATCTTCCCACTGTGATGACTGGATGACCAGACACGGCCCTTTCTGGGAAATTAAGCTTATTAACTGACGACATTTGATCGTGGTGGGCGTCACAGGTAAAAAGTATATGTGTCACGCATCCCATTACCACAAACTGTATGCAATGCATTCCACTTGCCCCCCTAGATATTTACGATAAACAATTATTCCCGTACGACGTGTGTGCCGGATTTGGTGTCATTCGCACACACTGGTGCTTCGTGTTTCACAGCAACTCATTAAACTTTGCTCCGCCCACATGCAAtgcataaaatgaaaatgtctagtcatccatctgtctagtatatgaggttcaaatttggtagccatCAGACAAAAAACTATTGGAGTAGTCGTTCTTTAAAGGAACCCTAGAAATAACGGAAATAACCCTTTTGACAATGATTAACTAACAAGCTGGTCAACATAAAGTCCTTTTTTGAAGTAAGATTATGGCCATAATGTGACAGCAATTGCCACGATCAATCAGAATGGTGGACTTTCTGTGCCTTGGCTTCTAGAGACTTTTTTTACGGGTCTACTCATATTAGACATGAACACCAAATTTCATGGTGCtaaatgaaactggcttcagggtctgaattttccaaaatgtataCCTGGAAATTTCTTCAATTATCCTCAAAGAACATTTTCGAACGAAAACAGTCgacttcctgt contains:
- the nms gene encoding neuromedin-S isoform X2 — encoded protein: MNVPHMRQLALLCLICCRFWSTTDASHFQRLEDGLVFRTVREDEPAQLSWRDDNEQQVQNIFKRFLFHYSKARTSADPEENMSNSVHPLMRLSPKLSQRRKKTVVLLNI
- the nms gene encoding neuromedin-U isoform X1, producing MNVPHMRQLALLCLICCRFWSTTDASHFQRLEDGLVFRTVREDEPAQLSWRDDNEQQQVQNIFKRFLFHYSKARTSADPEENMSNSVHPLMRLSPKLSQRRKKTVVLLNI